The Rhodospirillaceae bacterium genome has a segment encoding these proteins:
- a CDS encoding alcohol dehydrogenase catalytic domain-containing protein, producing the protein MKAMVLTGAGEAEFRDIEKPEPGPGETLVRVTSTGICGTDLKIYQGGIPVDYPRVMGHESVGVVEAGGPLAPGTRVIIDPAYSCGACYNCRDNQEHLCPNGGLIGRDINGGFADYMVAPSSNVYELPDDVGDDIAPLIQPMTTCLHAQRKCNIKPGEAVIVMGLGVTGMMHVQLAKAHGAYPVIGITRSQWKLDMALELGADFTIAPGEDTKEKVLELTNGRGADLVIESVGQLPVLGQAIDLARIGGRILPFGIYTQREANLPFYDLYFKELNVINARVAKAEDFPACVDFVQRGVVDLAPIISNTIKFENMDEALELLDSGGGRTMKIILNHSDSKAA; encoded by the coding sequence ATGAAAGCAATGGTGCTGACCGGGGCCGGCGAAGCTGAGTTCCGCGATATCGAGAAACCTGAACCGGGCCCAGGGGAAACTCTGGTCCGGGTCACGTCGACCGGTATTTGTGGGACTGATCTAAAAATTTATCAGGGCGGAATTCCGGTCGACTACCCTCGGGTCATGGGACATGAATCTGTTGGCGTTGTCGAAGCGGGCGGGCCGTTGGCTCCTGGCACCCGCGTGATTATCGATCCAGCATACAGCTGCGGTGCCTGTTACAATTGCCGCGACAATCAAGAACACCTGTGTCCGAACGGCGGTCTGATCGGCCGCGACATCAATGGCGGCTTTGCCGATTATATGGTCGCCCCGTCAAGCAACGTTTACGAACTCCCGGACGACGTTGGCGACGACATCGCGCCGCTGATCCAACCCATGACCACCTGCCTGCACGCCCAGCGGAAGTGTAATATCAAACCAGGCGAAGCAGTCATTGTTATGGGCCTAGGCGTCACCGGTATGATGCATGTGCAATTGGCGAAAGCGCACGGCGCATATCCCGTCATCGGCATCACCCGCAGCCAGTGGAAGTTGGACATGGCATTAGAACTCGGCGCCGACTTCACGATTGCACCCGGCGAAGACACCAAGGAAAAAGTTCTCGAACTCACCAACGGTCGTGGTGCGGACCTGGTGATTGAATCCGTTGGCCAGTTACCTGTGCTTGGCCAAGCGATTGATCTCGCGCGTATCGGCGGACGCATCCTGCCGTTCGGCATCTACACCCAACGCGAAGCCAACTTGCCGTTCTATGATCTTTATTTCAAAGAACTCAACGTTATCAATGCCCGTGTCGCCAAAGCCGAAGATTTCCCGGCCTGTGTCGATTTCGTGCAGCGCGGTGTGGTGGACTTGGCCCCCATTATCTCCAACACTATAAAATTCGAAAACATGGACGAAGCGCTTGAACTGCTGGACAGCGGCGGCGGGCGCACAATGAAAATTATCCTCAATCACAGTGATTCTAAGGCGGCGTAA